Proteins encoded by one window of Cydia fagiglandana chromosome Z, ilCydFagi1.1, whole genome shotgun sequence:
- the LOC134678282 gene encoding uncharacterized protein LOC134678282, producing the protein MYEKLTIKGELKYIPTQRKTLKEEAVPTIEHQFIPIPEHELQANTIHIEESFEPYPNQPKDEQQQQINAEQQELSEDQNDSNNLMDYEMIQQDFAEPFFSQYQDTNVTINPIENFKSKFRAFSLLPPFWLHAENPNGLEFMRMDPKTQKIKHHIRLNDDLTVTVIFPNNEQLPLKEKINSYDNTYDYLKSVERWPLCVGTQIDDNKFCKGVIIGDDTYERNQQYPRCKSCRILRNRLQNRNSTSTLLQKMAEAKRRASNLVHKCKRLKRTNIQLREKISLAKAQCAKKSDTVVQASISKLPEEFQNAVRSCFEAAKKNNTKDPLRNCEKKTLGSGIRGRELSSA; encoded by the exons atgtacgaaaagttaactattaaaggagagctcaaatatattcctacacaaagaaaaacgcttaaggaagaagctgtgcccacgattgagcatcagtttattcccattcccgaacatgaactccaagccaatactattcacatagaggaatctttcgaaccataccccaatcaacctaaggacgagcagcaacaacaaatcaatgccgagcaacaggaattatcagaagatcaaaatgattctaataatttaatggattatgaaatgatacaacaggactttgcggaaccattttttagtcaatatcaggatactaatgtaacaataaatccaatagagaattttaaaagtaagtttcgggcattttcgttgttgccgcctttttggctacatgcagaaaatcctaatgggctggaatttatgcgaatggatccaaaaactcagaagattaaacatcatatacgtttaaacgatgatctaactgtcact gtaatttttcccaataatgaacaattgccactaaaggagaaaattaattcatatgacaacacctacgattacttaaaatcggttgaaagatggcctttgtgcgttggtactcagattgacgacaataa attttgtaaaggtgtgattattggtgatgatacttacgaaagaaatcaacagtacccaagatgtaaatcttgtcgaatattacgaaatcgtttgcagaaccgtaattccacttcaactctattacaaaaaatggcagaagctaaacggcgcgcttcaaatcttgtacataaatgcaagcgtctgaagaggacg AATATCCAATTAAGAGAGAAAATTTCCTTGGCTAAGGCGCAGTGTGCAAAGAAATCGGATACCGTAGTACAAGCATCTATTTCAAAACTACCTGAAGAATTTCAAAATGCCGTGAGATCATGTTTTGAAGCcgcgaaaaaaaataatacaaaag ACCCCTTACGGAACTGTGAAAAAAAGACATTGGGAAGCGGTATTAGAGGAAGAGAATTATCGTCAGCCTAA